From a single Miscanthus floridulus cultivar M001 chromosome 8, ASM1932011v1, whole genome shotgun sequence genomic region:
- the LOC136469065 gene encoding glycine-rich cell wall structural protein 1.0-like: MRGVKYNVSVNGSGLTVSVSLDMDGVRLTGQLSVPRLSFSSDRASSGRGRGGGVDAAEVAPASSAPGGGAAAAGGAGDGSIIDTGGGRCSDGELDAEATVSSMAAVSGGGGIKGTSLTAARSGDDGAGEGPDGGGADPGEAATWMSSSEEEAADWDRGPADDGSRGGGAMSLHTIPCPKAGGGAAPGGIRDGEQALCRGAPSAAPDAPDTGGGGRAACSRAPVRGREEEGGSDAGRLREGEGEGAGGGSSG; this comes from the exons ATGCGTGGCGTCAAGTACAACGTCAGCGTCAACGGGTCAGGCTTGACGGTGTCCGTCTCACTGGACATGGACGGTGTCCGTCTCACTGGACAGCTCAGTGTGCCCAGGCTGAGCTTCAGCAGCGACCGAG CATCATCCGGCCGTGGCCGCGGGGGTGGCGTGGACGCGGCAGAGGTCGCACCGGCGTCGTCTGCTCCCGGCGGCGGGGCGGCGGCAGCAGGTGGCGCCGGAGATGGCTCGATCATCGACACCGGAGGAGGCCGCTGCAGTGACGGCGAGCTGGACGCCGAGGCCACCGTCTCTAGCATGGCTGCGGTCAGCGGGGGGGGGGGCATCAAGGGCACCTCCCTGACCGCAGCGAGATCCGGTGATGACGGCGCTGGGGAGGGCCCCGATGGTGGAGGGGCAGATCCAGGGGAGGCTGCCACCTGGATGTCGAGCTcggaggaggaggcggccgaCTGGGACAGGGGCCCGGCCGACGACGGctcgcggggggggggggcaatgTCGTTGCACACCATCCCATGTCCGAAGGCCGGCGGAGGGGCGGCGCCCGGCGGAATCCGTGATGGGGAGCAGGCGCTGTGCCGGGGGGCGCCATCGGCGGCGCCGGACGCGCCCGACACGGGCGGCGGTGGCCGTGCTgcgtgctcgcgcgcacccgtccGTGGGAGAGAAGAGGAGGGGGGCTCGGATGCAGGGAGGttgagggagggggagggggagggcgccgggggtGGATCCAGTGGTTAG